ATTGCACCGATGGGGATTAGTCTGGGCATGGACCCGAAGATGATGGTGGCTTTTTTCCCGGCGGCTTACGGTTATTTTGTTCTGCCGACGTATCCCAGTGATCTGGCCTGTATCGGTTTTGACCGCTCCGGTACAACTATCATCGGTAAATTCATCATCAATCACAGCTTTATCATACCCGGCTTTATTGGCGTAATTACAGGCTGTTTTACCGGGTTTCTGCTAGTCAGAATTTTTTGGTAATAGGATTAATCGAAGAAGACGTAATGGTAGCAAAACAAGGACAGGTGAACGGCACCTGTCCTTGTTTTGCGAAAACGGTTATTATTGTACAGTTGCCCAGAGATCTACTGCTCTGTCTGTTTCGTTTGTATTGGGAATGATGCTCAGCTTGCCTTTGCCAGGCTTTATTGCTACAAATATTGCGGTACCGGCCGCTGCTGTGCCGCCCTGCTGCTGCATAATATCGCCCCAAAAATTTTCTCCGGCTGAGGTAAAACGGGTATTGCCGCTAAACCCGGACGCAGGCTGAATCACTAATTTTTGTCCGGTTTTGATAACAATATTATTGGCGGAAAGTTCAACAGGTCCGCTGTCACTGTAGTTGTACGTGACAATATAGTCTTGAGTCCCGCTGGGTGTATCCTTGGTTGGAGTGCCTGAATAGGGAGCTTGGGGATCGATGGGATTTATGTTGGCACATCCACTCAGGGAAAAACTGCTGCTTAGCAGCAGGATGACAGTAAGAATTCGGATCAGTTGATTGTTCATGCTTTTGCCTCCTCATACTGATAGTATGAGGAACTTGGCAATTATTCATACCTCATTGTTCGCTTTGCTAACAGCCTGATGTTGTAACAAGACGCTGCTGGCAGAACATAAAAGATCGGTTTATCATATTTGAAGAAATCGTACAGAAAGTACCGGTTCAGGCTGGTGCTTTTTTGCATATATGGATAAATGCAAAAAATGAATCCGTTGAACAACGGATCATTACTTGATATACTTGTAATTGCTATAAGTAATAATTAGGGAGAAATTGTGGACAATACAAAATTTTTAGAGGAAGAAAAAATATCAGCTTTATTATGGAAGTTTTCTGTGCCGGCTGTTGCCGGTATGGTCGTAAGCGCATTGTACAATGTTGTTGATAGTATTTTTGTCGGCCGGGGCGTTGGCGAGGTAGCGTTAACTGCGGTTACAATTGCTTTCCCCATTATGACCATACTCATGGCGGTGGGAATGCTTGTTGGCATAGGGGCAGCGACCTTGGTTTCTATTTGTTTGGGAGAGAAAAGGCAGGAACGGGCTGAAATGATTCTGGGCAACGCACTGACCATGATGCTTGTTTTTGTGCTGACGACTACGGGAGTAACTCTTTGGTATTTAGATCCTTTGCTGATTCATGTTTTAGGGGTCACACCGGAGGTTTTACCCTACGCTCGGGATTTTACCGCAATTATACTAGGCGGCAGTGTATTTTTGCATGTGGGTTTTGGTTTAAATAATGTGATCCGGGCTCAGGGAGATCCCAAAACTGCTTTGGCGACTCAGTTGATAGCGGCAGTCATTAATGTCGTCCTTAATTATGTGTTGATTTTTGTCTTTGACTTAGGCATAAAGGGTGCAGCAATTGCCACGATTTCCGCCCAGGCAGTGGCTGCGATATGGGTGGTAGCCTATTTTACCAAAGGACCGGGATTGTTGCATTTTAGAAAGAAAAATCTGGCTATCCATTTGGATGTTGTAAAAGAAATCTTCGAAATTGGCGTGGCCCCTTTTTTAATGCAGGTAGGTGCAAGTGCAGTAATGGTTGTGCTGAATCTCCGGATCATGGAGTTTGGCGGGACGACAGCTGTAGCGGCATTTGGTATCATCAATCGGGTTTTAATGCTGGTTATGATGCCGGTATCCGGTATTAGCCAGGGAGCACAGCCGATTATCGGTTATAATTATGGAGCCAGGCAATACAAACGCGTTATAGCGGCATTAAATAAGGCCTTGTCAGTATCTACCATTATCTGCTTGGTCGGTTTTTTAGGGGTAGAGCTATTTGCTGAACAAATTATTCAAGTGTTCAATGACGGCCCGCAGCTCATCGCAATGGGGACTCCCGGCTTGAGAATATTTCTGGTGATGCTGCCGATTATCGGATTTCAAATTATTGGCGCTAATTATTTTCAAGCGATTGGCAAAGCCTATTATTCTATTATTTTCAACCTATTGCGGCAAGTGATTGTTCTGATACCGCTGGTGTTTATTCTATCTCATTATTTTGGCTTAATGGGGATTTGGGCAGCCGGACCCGTATCGGATTTTGTGTCGGCGCTTCTTACCGGTGTATGTTTATTTTGGGATATAAGAAGATTGGGGTAATTTTAGATGAAAATAATTGATGCTCACATCCACTTTTGCCAGGAGCCTTACTTTGACCGGATTGCGGAATTGGCGGGTCATAAAAATACCAGTGCGCATTTGAAAGGGCAATATGCGGCGCATAAAATTGTTCACGGTGTGGTCATGGGTAACCGGAGTCTGCAGTTAAGCGAACACGATTATCCTGACTATCTTAGTTATTGTATCGGGCTGGACAGCACCTGCTTCAATGCGGCAGAGGTAGTGCAACAAGCGTATTTGGTCGAGAAACATTTGCAAAGGGAAAATTGTGTGGGCATTAAACTATATCCGGGCTACAATCGTGTTTATATTTATGATTCGATCTTTGACCCCGTTTATCAACTGGCAATGCAGTATAAAAAACCAGTAGCCGTTCATACCGGCTTAACAGCCACTAGCGATGCCTTGTTGAAATACAGTCATCCGATGATTTTGGATGAGGCCGAAGTACGTTATCCTCATGTTCAATTTGTTATGTGTCATATTGGCAATCCATGGCTTGTAGATGCTGTCGCAGTCATTGAGAAAAATGAAAATGTGGCTGCCGACCTTTCGGGAATTTTGGAAGGCCGGATTGACAGCATGCCTAATTTTTTTAAAAGAAAGCAGGGGTATATTCAATTTATAAAATTATGGCTGGAATATCTGGACAAGTATGATCGCCTGCTCTATGGGACGGACTGGCCCTTGGCTAATCTGTCCAATTATATTGAGTTTGTCGAACAGATTATCCCATCACGGTATTATGAAAAAGTGTTTTTTGACAATGCCAACAGGATTTATGCTCTGGGGCTTTGAGACAAGATGACGGCTTTTCCTGCCCTGATAATTAGTCATGGTTAGTTTTAATTAGATTATATAATAAATATATTATCCACAAAGGAGTGATAAATTTGATAAGGATAGGTATTCTCATATTTCCTCAAGTCGAAGAGCTGGATTTTGTCGGACCGTTTGAGGTTTTAAGTTACGTGAATAAATTACAGCCAGAAAGTATAAATATGCAGATTATAGCGGAAACGTTAGAGCCGGTATGCGCTTTTAATGGGATGAAAATAATCCCCGATATAACTCTCCAAGATTGCCCGCCGTTAGATATTATAATAGCCCCTGGTGGTAAAGGCCGCTTATCCGCTATGAAAAAACCTGCCATAAAAGAATTTATTTTACATCAAGCAAAAACTGCCCGGTTTATTGCGTCAGTCTGTACAGGAGCATTTTTACTGGCGGAGGCAGGGATTCTTACTGGGAAAAAAGCAACTACATATCATACCGCATTCCAAGAGCTAGAGTCATATTCTGTTCAAGTTATCCGCTCCAAAGTGGTTCGGGACGGCAAAATCATTA
This window of the Veillonellales bacterium genome carries:
- a CDS encoding MATE family efflux transporter; the encoded protein is MDNTKFLEEEKISALLWKFSVPAVAGMVVSALYNVVDSIFVGRGVGEVALTAVTIAFPIMTILMAVGMLVGIGAATLVSICLGEKRQERAEMILGNALTMMLVFVLTTTGVTLWYLDPLLIHVLGVTPEVLPYARDFTAIILGGSVFLHVGFGLNNVIRAQGDPKTALATQLIAAVINVVLNYVLIFVFDLGIKGAAIATISAQAVAAIWVVAYFTKGPGLLHFRKKNLAIHLDVVKEIFEIGVAPFLMQVGASAVMVVLNLRIMEFGGTTAVAAFGIINRVLMLVMMPVSGISQGAQPIIGYNYGARQYKRVIAALNKALSVSTIICLVGFLGVELFAEQIIQVFNDGPQLIAMGTPGLRIFLVMLPIIGFQIIGANYFQAIGKAYYSIIFNLLRQVIVLIPLVFILSHYFGLMGIWAAGPVSDFVSALLTGVCLFWDIRRLG
- a CDS encoding amidohydrolase family protein, which gives rise to MKIIDAHIHFCQEPYFDRIAELAGHKNTSAHLKGQYAAHKIVHGVVMGNRSLQLSEHDYPDYLSYCIGLDSTCFNAAEVVQQAYLVEKHLQRENCVGIKLYPGYNRVYIYDSIFDPVYQLAMQYKKPVAVHTGLTATSDALLKYSHPMILDEAEVRYPHVQFVMCHIGNPWLVDAVAVIEKNENVAADLSGILEGRIDSMPNFFKRKQGYIQFIKLWLEYLDKYDRLLYGTDWPLANLSNYIEFVEQIIPSRYYEKVFFDNANRIYALGL
- a CDS encoding DJ-1/PfpI family protein, with the protein product MIRIGILIFPQVEELDFVGPFEVLSYVNKLQPESINMQIIAETLEPVCAFNGMKIIPDITLQDCPPLDIIIAPGGKGRLSAMKKPAIKEFILHQAKTARFIASVCTGAFLLAEAGILTGKKATTYHTAFQELESYSVQVIRSKVVRDGKIITSGGVSSGLELGFYLLKELFSESISQEVAKKIEYEIDVKAL